The window ATGGTGTTGATGAAAAGACGCAACAATTAGATTATGAAGCAATTAGACAACAAGCATTAGAACTTAAACCAAAATTAATTGTTGCGGGAGCCAGTGCATATTCAAGAACGATTGATTTTACTAAGTTTCGTGAAATTGCTGATGAAGTTGGAGCATTGTTAATGGTTGATATGGCTCATATTGCTGGTTTAATTGCTGCTGGATTACATCCAAATCCTGTAGTAGTAGCAGATATTGTAACAACAACAACACATAAAACATTACGCGGTCCAAGAAGCGGGGCAATTTTATGTAAAAAAGAATTAGCAAAAGCGATTGATCGGGCAGTATTTCCAGGTCAACAAGGAGGTCCTTTAGAACATATTATTGCTGCTAAAGCACAAGCATTTTATGAAGCGGCAACACCAGAATTTAAAGCATATCAACAACAAATTATGGCTAATTGTAAAGTTTTAGAAAATATTTTTAGAAAACATGATGTTAAATTAATTAGTGGTGGTACTGATAATCATTTAATGATTATTGATGTTAAAACATCATTTAATCGTATGGGGCAGGAATGTGAAAATATTTTGCATCAAATTGATGTTATTTGTAATAAAAATATGATTCCATTTGATAAAGAAAAACCAATGACTACGAGTGGCATTCGGATTGGAACAGCAGCGATGACCACTAGAGGTTGAAAAGAAAAGGAATTTGAACAATTAGCAAATATAATTATTAGTGTTCTTAAAGAAAATGGTGATACTGAAGAGAATATTGCTAAGCATAAACACCAAATTGGTATTTTATTAAAAGATTTTCCAATATATGAAAATTACCAATTATAAGTTTAATTTATAATATTTAGTAATTTAAGAGGTGGTATGTATTTTTAGGGAATTTTTACTATTGTATTCAACAACTCTGTTAAGTAGTGTTTCTAATGTTGCTAGCATTACGTGGTTAAACCAATCTTTGCAAGCAATTAATACTGATTTTAGTTGACGAGTTACTAATCGGAGTAAAAGTAATAATGGCTATTTACAAATTGAAGAAGGGCGCGTAAAGTTTTGTTAGGTGGAAAAATATTTGATTAATTTTGAAAGAAAAGTAACTACAATTTAATTATCGTTTTATTTGAAAAATAAGTAATAAAACAAAATATTTAATATTAATAAACATAATCTTAATAAAAGGTTATAAAAACTAAGTAAAATGCTTATAAAAACAACATTAAAATAATTTTTTACAACAAAAATCATACATAAGAAATATATACTTAATTTGAATATTGAAATAATTTATAGTAAATGATTATTTTTTCTTTTTTAAAAAATACCTAAGAAAACTAAACGCGACCTTTCTAATTTACTTTGTCAGTTTTAATAACTTTGATAGAATATATTTATTGTAGGGGTATAGTTCAATTGGTAGAACAGCGGTCTTCAAAACCGCGTGTTGTGGGTTCAAGCCCTGCTACCCCTGCCAATAAAATTAGTTATTAAGGATGATAGCAATATAAAAATAACCATTATTGGTATCATCCTACAAAGGATTATTTTTATATTTTTAATGAAGAATATTGCATTTTTTGGAAATTTTACCAAAATTTACCTGATGAAATGTTTTTGCGATATAATTCAAAATTATCAGGAAGATAATATAAATGAAATAAGGAGGCCATTTTGGAAGATTTTGATTTTATTAAGAAATTAAATCATATAAAATTTAATGAAGACAATGTTATTAATGCCAGCATTGCCACATTTATTTTAAATAACTTAGAACAAATTGATGAATGAACATCAACAAGTGTTGCTAATGCTTGTTTTACTTCTTCTAGTTCAATAATTCGCTTTTGTCAAAAATTAAATCTAAGTGGTTGAACTGAATTAAAGTATCAATTAAAAGTTGTTAATCAAAGAATTAGAAATTCAGGACGACAAGTTAATACTAATTTGCAATTGAAAAATAATGTTACCTATTTTTTTAATGAATATATGAAAGTAAGAGAGGAGGATAATAATCGATTATATTTAGATTTTATTAATAAAGATACTGATTTAATTGCTAAAAAAATTATTGATGCCAAAATAATCTTTATTTTTGGTTTTGGAATTTCATATTATTCCGCTATTTCTTTTACACAAAGATTAAGATGAGTAAATAAAAATGTTATTTGTGAGTATGATATTAATGTTATTTATTCATACTTGCCATTAGTTACTGATGATGATGTTGTTATTTGCATATCATTAAGTGGTACAAATAGTTTAATTGGTGAAATAATTGAAGAAGTAAAAGATAAAGCTTATTCAATTGGTATTTTTGCTAAAGAAACAAAATTAGTTAAAAGTTTTAAATCCTATTTTTTAATTAAATCTGAAGAAGAACAATTATGAAGTGTTTTTTCAATTAGATTGCAATTATTAATGCAATTATTAGATTTCTTGTATGCAAAAATAATTAATTTTAAGTTATAAATTAAAATAAAGGTGGGGATGAATTTAAATGAAATTTAAACATATTTTTAGTCTTAAATTTTATAGATAAGTATTGATAAAATAAAAAAAGTCATCAACCTGACTTTTAAAAATTAATTTTATTAAATTTTAGAATTAATGGTTATAAATTAAAATACAACAAGCTTGATTATTGATAAGGATTTAAACCATAATGTTGATATTTTCATTTTCATAAGTTGAGATAATCTTGAATGTTAGTAAACCCAATGCCATGATAATGAGTGAGAAATTCTTTTATACTGGATTGAACTTTGCTAACATTTTTTAAATTATAATAACTAGCTTTTTTAGAAGCATTATGTTTAACTTGTTTTAACTTACATTTAGTTTGTATTGCAACTAAATCATACAAGGGGTGCATATCTGTTTTTAAAAGCGAATTTTCTTTAATAAGTTTGTTAGTTAAATTATCTTCAACCCATTTTCGTTTTAGTCTTTTAGTATTGGTAACTTGTGCATAAATATTAAGGTTTTCATCAATAGCTACTTGAATACAACATTTTGTATTTTTAGCATTAGGTTCAATATAGAGTTTTCTTGGGTCATCTTTGGATTTAAAATTTCCTTTATGAATTTCTTTAATAAAAGTTTCATCAATTTCAATGATGCCACTAAGTTTCTTAAAAGATTTTTGAGTTTTTGCTAATTGTTTTGATTTCATTAATTTTTGACGATTAAATCATGCTGAAAGTGTTGAAGTGTTGATAAAACTAGCAATTATTCTTGAAGATTGTCCTAACATAGCAATTTTAATTAATAAATCTCATTGTTCATAAGAAAGTTTACTACGATAAGTAAAATGATTTCTAAACGCATCAAAACTACTTTTGCAATTTTTACATAAATATCTTTGCTTATCATTTTTAAACCCATTTTTTTACATATTTAAAGGATTTACAATCAGGACAAATTATACCCTTCTTTTTAAATTTATTATCAATAATTGCTTTTAATTTTGTCGAAAACTCTTGATAAAATAAAAAAATCATCAACTTGATAATTTTAAAAGGCTTTTATGTAAAATTACTATTTTTACTTTAACTTTTTTATACATTAAAATATAATACCGCTGTTTGTTGGTTTGGAGTTAAACCCTTATGTTGGTATTTTCATTTTCAGAGATTTAAATAATTTTGAATATTAGTAAAACCTAAACCATGATAATGAATTAAGGCTTCTTTAAGACTAGATTGTAATTTACTGATTTTATTTAAGTTACGATAACTAGCTTCAGGATTAATTGTTGTTTTAGTTACACATAAAGTAGAATTTGTTTGTTTTGCTACTAAAAAATATAATTTTTGCATATCAGAAGTAATAATTGAATTTTCGTTAATTAATTCTTTGTTCATATTTTCAATAACTCATTGTTTTTGTAAACGTTTGGTGTTTGTGGATTTAACATAAATATTGTTATTATTATCAATTGCCATTTGAATACAGCATTTAGTATTAGTTGCGAATGGGTCAAGGTGAATTCTTCGTGGATCAGTTTTATATTTGAAATTTCCTTTATGGATTTCTTTAATGAATGTTTCATCGATTTGGATTTTACCAGATAATTTTTTAAATTTTAATTGGGTATTTTCTAATTGTTTTGATTTCATTAATTTTTGACGATTATATCAAGCAGTTTTTAATGTAGTTTTAATAAAACGAGAAATTGTTTTACTAGATTGCCCCAGCAATGAAATTTGAATCAATAAATTTCATTGCTCATAATTTAAATGACTTCAATAAATAAAATGATTACGAAAAGCGTCAAAACTTGCACGGCAATTTTTACATAAATATTTTTGTTTTCCTTCTGAATTATGTCCATTTTTAACGCAATGGTAAGATTCACATTTAGGGCATTTAATACCGTGCGCTCTAAATTTTTGATCAATTTCATTTAAACGTTTTTGTTTTTTTATTAATTCTGCTTGTTGTTTGACTTTTTCATAAAATTCTAAAAATTGATCATCTGTTAAAGTATTTACTAGTTCTTGAATTATTTTTTCCATAATTATTATCCACCTCTATCATATTAAAAATATACCTAAAATTAAGTATATTCAATAAATATCAAGAGTTTTCGACAAAATTAAAAATAATTGCTTGTTTTTCCTTTTTTTCAATTTTCTTTGCTCTATTTTTTAATTGCTGATATTTTTTCATAAAAGTTTTATCATCAATATTATTTATTTCTTTTAAAATATCTTTTTCTTGCATATAAAATCACCTTTAAATTAAAAATAACCCATTTGCAGAAAAAAAATAAAGAGGTTATCAATACTTATCTTTAAAATTAGAATTTTTAGTAATTTTAAAAAACTTAAACTGATATCAAGTAATTTTCAACCAAAAAATACTTTAAAACATTTTCGTAATAAAACAAGTTCAGGATTACAAAAACTTGCTAAATCATTAATGTTTCCGATTGCTATTTTACCTATCGCAGCGATATTGAGTCGTGTGGGTGGATTAATGATGACTAAAGATTTTGGAATTACTGAGAATAGTGTTATTTGATATATTGGTTCAGTATTGCAGGTTATTGGTGGCAGTGCTTTTGATAATCTTTCTGTTCTTTTTGCTATTGGCGTGGCTTTTGGTTTTACTAAAGATAATCGTGGTGAAGCAGCTCTTATTGGTTTTTTGCTTATACAATATTAATTGGTCTAATGACGATATTACCAAAAATTGTTTATTCAACAATTTTATTAGATGTTAACTTAGAAAATAAATCAAAACTTTTATATCAACTTAAAGGAAATGAAGTTATTTATTCTATTGATATGGGGATTTTGAGTGGCATTATTGCTGGTATATTAGCAGCTACTTGTTATAATCGTTTTCAATCCATTAAGTTGCCAACTGCTTTGTCATTTTTTTCGGGAAGAAGATTTGTGCCATTAGTTGTTATTTTAGTTTCTTTACCAGTTGCTATTTTAGTGGCAATAATTTGACCTTGACTTCAGTTAGGACTTTTAAGTTTTGGACAAACTATTATTCCTAAAAAAGTTGACAATTCAACGCGTCATATTCAATGAGGGGTTGCTAGCGTTTATACAATGTTTAATAGAACATTAAATGCTAGTGGTTTAATGCGTGTTTTTAATATTTATTTTTTTTTTTTTTGACAACACCCTTTTGTTACTTCAGAGAATGGAACAGTTATTAATGGTGATATTCCTGCATTTCTTAGTAATGATTTAGTTGTTGATGCCGGATTATTTCAAAGTGGGTTTTTCCCCATTATGATGTTTGGATTACCTGCCCCGCTGCCTTGGCGATCATTAAATGTGCTCATCCTGACCAAAGAAAAAAAGTTATGGCATTATTACTTGGAGCTGCGTCCGTTTCATTTTTAACTGGGGTTACTGAACCATTAGAATTTAGTTTTATTTATGCAGCTCCAGTATTATTTTTTGTTCATATTGTCTTATCAGGAATTATTTCTGCAATTACTGTTGGTTTAGGAATTCGGATTGGCTTTGGGTTTTCTGCTGGTTTTATTGATTATGTTTTAAGTTTTTATCAATCAATGAAAATTGCTAAAATAACTTGGGAGTCAGGTTTTGCCCAAGTGCTGGCAAATCCGGCTTGAATATTACCAATTGGTATTCTAAGCGGGGGAGTTTATTACTTTTCTTTTAGTTATTTGATTAAGAAGTTTAATTATCAGACATTAGGTCGTGAGCAAACTATTAGTGAAACAAATAATTTTGATAACAGTTTACCACTGGTTTCTTATCAACTATTAGCGACAAAAATTTTGGATATTTTAGGTAAAGATAATATTATTAGTGTTGGTAATTGTGTCACAAGGGTGAGAATTGTTATTGAAAATGTTGATGATTGAAAGATTAAACAATTAGATAAAATCAAATTTAAAATAAGAGGGATTGCTAATAATAAACTTAATTCGAAAATGGTTTCAGACAAAGATTTGCAACTCATTGTTAGCAATGATGCCCAATTTATTGTTGATGAATTAGAAAAATTGCTTCAAGCATCAAAAGAGTTGTTGGCAACTAATTTTTAAAAATAGAAAATAGTTTTTATTTTAAAAGCATTAAAAGAAGGTAACTTGCGATTATTTGTTAGTGCTGTAAATAAAAAAGGTAGCGTTGCTACCTTTTTCTTTGTTAATTTTATTTATTAGACTTCTTGCAAAATTAATTTAAAATATAATTGAATTGTTGTTTTTAATAAAAAGGTGGAATTTAAATGAAATTTAAAAAAAATAATCAAATAAGTGATAAAAATTTTTTAAGATTAACTGGTATTAAACATACTACTTTTAATAAAATGCTAGAAATTTTAAAAATAGAAGAATTAAAAAAGAGATTTCGTCGCGGAAGAACCAATAAATTATCATTAGAAAATCGTATTTTAATGACTTTAGAATATTGAAGAGAATATAGAACTTATTTTCATATTGCAAAAAGTTATGATATTAGTGAAAGTAGTTGTTATAGAAATATCAAATGAATTGAAGACACTTTAATAAAACACCCTAATTTTCAACAACTTACTGGTCAAAAATCACTATTAAAAGATTATTTCAAAGATAAGACTGTTATAATTGATGTAACTGAAAGCCAAATCCAACGCCCAAAAAAAGACAAAAACAGCACTACTCAGGAAAAAAGAAAAAACACACAATAAAAACACAAGTTATAATTGAAAAAGATAGTAAAAAAATTATTAGTTCTGATTTTTCTTATGGTAAAAACCATGACTTTAAAATTTTAAAAGATTCAAAAATTAAATTTTTACCAGAAACAACTGTTTTAGTGGATTTAGGTTATCAAGGCATACAAAAAATTAATCATAATGTTTTAATTCCTAAAAGAAAATCAAAGAAAAACCCTTTAAATAAAGAAGAAAAGCAAAATAATGAGCGAATTTCAAAAATGAGAATTGTTATTGAAAATGTTTTTGCTATACTTAAAAAATTTAAAATTATTAGTGAAAAATATCGAAATCGTAGAAAAAGATTTGCTTTAAGATTTAATTTAATAGCTTCAATTTATAATTTACAACTATTAGTTTAAATATATTTGATAATTTAAAATTTCAGTCTTTTTTTATTGTAAATAATAATTTTTATTATGTTTTAATGACAAAATATTTGTAAAAATAATCTAAAAATTATTTTAATAACACTTTTATATTTATTTTAAATTTAAAAATTATAATTATCATATTAATTTTGCAAGAAGTCTATTGTTTAACAACAATAATTCCTACGGAGTTAACACCAGCATGACTGACAAAGCAGTTAGGGAGAAATGCTTTTTTGATTTTAAGTTCAGGGTGGGTGGTTATAATCTTGTTAATAATTGTGATGATTTTTTTATCACATTGTGATGTGAGAATTTCTAAGATATAATTTTCATTTTTAATAAATTCTTTAATTTTTGTGATTACGCTTTCAATAGCGTTGTTTAAGGTTCTAGCAATTCCACTTTTTTCTGATATTTCGCCAAATTTAATAATGACTTTAACGCGGATTAAACTTATTAGGGAAGCAACAACAGATTTGGCACGACCACCTTTAGAAAGTCGCGAGATATCTTCAGGGATAATGTAAATTAAACTATTTTTTTTTACTAGGGTTACCATTTTATTAATATCATTAATGTTGCCACCATTAGCTACAATTTCAGTAGCTTTAATTGCTAATGTACTATTAAATGTAGCAGCGCCGTTAGTATCAATAATATGAACGCGGTTTTTAAATTCATTTTCTTGTGATAACATATAGGCATTTTGGTATTGACCAGATAATCCTTTAGCAATCGGAATAAAGATAATTTCATCATTTCCTTCAGCTAATAGTTTTCGCCATAAGCTCATTAGTTGTCCTGGTGATGATTGACTAGTTTTAGTATATTCACCATTTTTAACACGAGCATAAAAATTAGATTTTTTAATATCACTAGTGGTATCTTCAATTTCAGTTCCATCTTCAAAACTTATTAATAAAGGAATGATATTAATATTTTTTTCTTTTAGCATTGTAAGGTCAAGGTTGCTAGATGAATCAACAATAATAGCAATTTTTTTATTTGTGTTGGACATTTTTTCTCCTTTACTTTATTCAATATACAAGTACAAATGTATTATATCCAGTGTGAGCAGCAATAACATTAGATATTAAACTCATATGCTTAATTGTAAATTTTTCTTTAGTAATGATTTTAATTACTTCTTCTTTTAATTCCATATCACATAATGAATGCATAATTGTTAATTCGCCAGCACTGTCATAGCGCTTTTTGATTTCTTTTAAAACTTCTTTAATTGCTTTTTTAAATGTTCTGGTTTTATCAAATTTATCAATAAAACCATTAAATTCTAGTATTGGTTTAATTTTCAATAAATTAGCTAGGGTAGCAGCAGCACTGCTAATTCTGCCACCACGAACCAATGTATCTAATTGATATGGAAGAATGAAGGCACAATATTTTGTTTTCTGTTCATCAATAAAACCTTGTAATTCATTAATAGGTCGTTCTTGTAAAAATAGTTTTGTGCGGTTAATCATTTCCTTATTAATATCGCCAACTGCTTCGCTATCAATTATATAGACTTTGTTTTTATAAGCATTATCTTTAGCTAGTAATATTGCACTTTGATATTGTCCTGATAGATGGGAAGAAATCGGAAAGAAAAGAATTTGCTCATATTCTTGTAGTAGTTCATCTCATTTTTCTTTTAAAATTCCTGGTGGCGTTTGACTAGTTTTAATTGGTTCAGTTTCCAAAATTTTATAAAATTTATCAATAGTAATTTCTTTATTATTGTCAGCAATAGTTTTATTGTTAACATTTATCATTAAAGGGACAAATGCCAGATTATGTTCTTTTGCTTGGTCTTCATCATAACCAGTTGCTGAGTCTACTAAGATAATGTATTGCTTCATTAATTTTACACCTCACAAAAATCTCTATTTTGTTTATTAATCAATTATAAACTTTGATATAATATTATTCAAGAAAAGAAATAGTAAAGGATAATTTGATGATAAGAATAGCAAAATTTGTAATCAAAAAAAGAAATTTTCTTAAAAACTATATTACAATATTTATTAAGTAGTAAAATTGATATATTAAAACTAATAATTATATAAGAGATTTGAGGCTATTTAAATGACAAAATTTAAATTTGATGTTCGTATTAAAGAAGGCTATTATAGTGCGATTTATTTTTTAAAAACCCAAAAAATTCTTAAAAAGTATTTTCCTAATAATATTGTTACGATGCAATTTTTTCAAAGACAAGATAATGTTATGCTTTGTGGTATTGATGAAGTTGTGGCCTTATTGAAAGAATTTGTAACACCATTAGAAAAAATATCTGTTTATGCTTTAAATGATGGTGATATTATTAAAGCTAATATTCCGGTTTTAAAAATAACCGGTCCTTATCATTTATTTGGTTATTTAGAAGGAATTATTGATGGCATTTTAGCAAGAAGAAGTAGTGTTGCTACTAATTGTAATGAGATTTTAAAAGTTAGTAATGATAAACCAATCATCTTTATGTTTGATCGTAATGATGACTATCTTAATCAACAAGGTGATGGTTATGCTGCATATATTGCTGGTATTAAATCACAAGTTACGAGAGCACAAACTGAATGATGAAATAATCAAGAAATATTGGTTGGGACAATGCCACACGCTTTAATTCATGGTTTTAATGGTGATATTATTAAATCTTTAGAAGCTTATAGTGAATTATTTCCTAATGATAAGTTAGTAGCATTAGTTGATTTTGATAATGATGTTATTAATACTAGTTTAAAAGTATGTCGTCATTTTCAAAATCGTCTTAGTGCTGTTCGCGTTGATACTAGCATTAGTTTAGTTGATAAATATTTTACTGTTAAAGAAAATCAAGAGAAATATTATAATGAAAATATTATGGGTATAAATCCAATTTTAATTAAGGCTTTAAGAAAAGCAATGGATGATGAAGGTTTTAATAATGTAAAAATTATTGTTAGTTCTGGATTTGATAAAGCGAAGATTAGTTGATTTGTTAGTGATAATACCCCCGTAGATTTTTATGGTGTGGGAGCGACTATTGGTAAGTTTGGTATTCATTTTACTGGTGATTTAGTGCAATTAAATAATAAAAATTTTGCTAAAGTTGGTCGTGAAAATATTGAAAATGATAAGTTAGTACAAAAAATCTAATTTTGATTATGTTATAATTTAAAAGAACGCATGCTTCTTTTAAAAGGAGGGTCATAATGAATACTAATGATTTTAAAATTAAATATGGATTAAATGGTCCATTATCAAAACTTTATGAAGAAAATAGTCATCAGCAAAAAATTGCAGAGTCAAAAATTGCTGAAAATCGTCGTAAACAAAGAAATTGAATGCAACAAAAACAAGTATATGGTTATGAACCAACAGAGATTATTTCACCAATTACAGGTTCTAATGCTAGTAAAGAAAATATTGCTAATGATAAACCAAAAGATTTTTCATTAGTAAATAATACTTATAGTATTAGACCACAATCATTAGTTAGAACAACAAAGACTTATATATAGTTCAATTGAAGAATATGTTAATGAGCATGTTCAGCAAGAAATTATTAATCGTAAAATTCAAAAATATCAAGATTTTTCAATATATGTTGAAGGAAGAAATATGACGAGAAATGTTAATCCAATTCCAATTGATTTTATTAATCGAAAAAGTGATAATAGTGTTAATTTAGCAACTAATGATGCCCATTATGATGATACTAGTTATATTCGGGCGCAAAGTTATGTTAATCGTTTTAATGATATTCATCAACGCGCTAGTAAATTTTATGATCAACAGCAAGTTACTGAAAAAATCGGAGCATTGTTAATTTAATTGATGAAAAACAAAAATAAGAGAAAGAATGGTAAGAAATGGAATTTTTAGAAGAATTGCAAGCCCGAGGACTTTTAAAACAAGTTACTCTCTCTCTCTTAATAGTGAAAAAATAAAACAGGCTAAGAATAGTAATGCTAGTGTTTATTGTGGTATTGATCCAACAGCAACATCATTGCATGTGGGACATTTATTGCAAATTGTTTTATTATATCGCTTTTCATTAGCGGGTTTTAAACCGCTTGCTGTTATTGGTGGGTGGTGCGACGGCAATGATTGGTGATCCGAGTTTTAAAGTTGAAGAAAGAAAATTATTAGATGCTAAAACAGTAAAATTAAATAGTGATGCGCTTGCTTTACAATTAGATAAATTATTAGATCATAATATTAAAGTTTTAAATAATGATGATTGAATATCAAAATTAAATTTAATTGATTATTTAAGAGATTTGGGGAAAGAGTTTACGATTAATTATATGCTTGATAAGGAATCAATTAAAACAAGACTTGCAACAGGAATTTCTTATACTGAATTTTCTTATATGCTTTTACAAGCATATGATTTTTGGTATTTATATAAGAATTATCAATGTTTAGTTCAAATTGGTGGTAGTGACCAATGAGGGAATATTACTGCTGGAATTGAATTGATTCGTAAAAAAGAACAAGATAATCATTTAGCAAGTGGTGGGTTAACGATTGAATTATTAACGCAAAGAATGGTGTTAAGTTTGGTAAAACGGAGCAAGGAACAATTTGGTTAGACGCTAATTTAACATCCCCATATATTTTGGACAGGCCCTAATTTTTTTTATATCGCTAAAGTTTTAAAAATTGAGTTTGTTGACCACATCATTATTAGCAAAAATAATTTTTATAGTATTCTATTACAAACTAAATTTGCC is drawn from Spiroplasma endosymbiont of Clivina fossor and contains these coding sequences:
- the tyrS gene encoding tyrosine--tRNA ligase, which codes for MIGDPSFKVEERKLLDAKTVKLNSDALALQLDKLLDHNIKVLNNDDWISKLNLIDYLRDLGKEFTINYMLDKESIKTRLATGISYTEFSYMLLQAYDFWYLYKNYQCLVQIGGSDQWGNITAGIELIRKKEQDNHLASGGLTIELLTQRMVLSLVKRSKEQFG